In Nicotiana tabacum cultivar K326 chromosome 17, ASM71507v2, whole genome shotgun sequence, one DNA window encodes the following:
- the LOC107788503 gene encoding uncharacterized protein LOC107788503 isoform X2, protein MAGNDSQKQFLTLIRDFASEKSQGERRVINLKKRSQELQSELEVANTEVEEAKHQKETADQELKGYEVELARNESAIQTLEERIVLIQDELSAYGSDVEALKNKESETRDDFIEKMLDLNAQIRKFHETRASIFQNDNCSDSASNPGPAKAKGEDAEAVKRDLQNKLAQIVSQITKEEEEYQVEQNIHSQLEEELNILERKASLIEGITKENMEMQELARQTSELENRCASLGDELQRRSVCPSCHRDNTEALGEIVQAGNEN, encoded by the exons ATGGCGGGAAACGATTCTCAGAAGCAATTCCTCACTCTAATCCGCGACTTCGCATCTGAAAAATCTCAAGGAG aGCGAAGAGTAATAAATCTTAAGAAACGAAGTCAAGAGCTTCAATCGGAGCTTGAAGTTGCAAACACTGAGGTTGAAGAGGCAAAACATCAGAAGGAGACTGCTGACCAAGAGCTCAAAGGCTACGAAGTTGAATTGGCCAGGAATGAATCTGCTATTCAAACCCTAGAG GAAAGGATCGTTTTGATTCAAGATGAATTATCAGCCTACGGATCTGACGTAGAGGCTCTTAAG aacaaagaatcagaaacTCG AGATGACTTCATTGAGAAAATGTTGGATCTCAATGCACAGATAAG GAAATTCCATGAGACAAGAGCCTCCATATTCCAAAATGATAATTGCAGCGACTCAGCATCAAATCCTG GTCCAGCAAAAGCCAAAGGAGAAGATGCTGAAGCTGTCAAAAGAGACCTCCAGAATAAGTTGGCTCAGATAGTTTCCCAGATCACTAAGGAAGAAGAGGAATACCAAGTTGAACAGAATATTCATAGTCAG CTTGAAGAGGAGTTGAATATTTTGGAAAGGAAAGCATCACTGATAGAGGGAATCAcaaaagaaaatatggaaatgCAGGAGTTAGCCAG GCAGACTTCTGAATTGGAAAACAGATGTGCTTCCCTTGGTGATGAGCTACAAAGGAGGTCGGTATGTCCCAGTTGCCATAGGGACAACACAGAGGCATTGGGTGAAATTGTTCAAGCAGGCAATGAAAATTAG
- the LOC107788503 gene encoding uncharacterized protein LOC107788503 isoform X1 translates to MAGNDSQKQFLTLIRDFASEKSQGERRVINLKKRSQELQSELEVANTEVEEAKHQKETADQELKGYEVELARNESAIQTLEERIVLIQDELSAYGSDVEALKNKESETRDDFIEKMLDLNAQIRKFHETRASIFQNDNCSDSASNPAGPAKAKGEDAEAVKRDLQNKLAQIVSQITKEEEEYQVEQNIHSQLEEELNILERKASLIEGITKENMEMQELARQTSELENRCASLGDELQRRSVCPSCHRDNTEALGEIVQAGNEN, encoded by the exons ATGGCGGGAAACGATTCTCAGAAGCAATTCCTCACTCTAATCCGCGACTTCGCATCTGAAAAATCTCAAGGAG aGCGAAGAGTAATAAATCTTAAGAAACGAAGTCAAGAGCTTCAATCGGAGCTTGAAGTTGCAAACACTGAGGTTGAAGAGGCAAAACATCAGAAGGAGACTGCTGACCAAGAGCTCAAAGGCTACGAAGTTGAATTGGCCAGGAATGAATCTGCTATTCAAACCCTAGAG GAAAGGATCGTTTTGATTCAAGATGAATTATCAGCCTACGGATCTGACGTAGAGGCTCTTAAG aacaaagaatcagaaacTCG AGATGACTTCATTGAGAAAATGTTGGATCTCAATGCACAGATAAG GAAATTCCATGAGACAAGAGCCTCCATATTCCAAAATGATAATTGCAGCGACTCAGCATCAAATCCTG CAGGTCCAGCAAAAGCCAAAGGAGAAGATGCTGAAGCTGTCAAAAGAGACCTCCAGAATAAGTTGGCTCAGATAGTTTCCCAGATCACTAAGGAAGAAGAGGAATACCAAGTTGAACAGAATATTCATAGTCAG CTTGAAGAGGAGTTGAATATTTTGGAAAGGAAAGCATCACTGATAGAGGGAATCAcaaaagaaaatatggaaatgCAGGAGTTAGCCAG GCAGACTTCTGAATTGGAAAACAGATGTGCTTCCCTTGGTGATGAGCTACAAAGGAGGTCGGTATGTCCCAGTTGCCATAGGGACAACACAGAGGCATTGGGTGAAATTGTTCAAGCAGGCAATGAAAATTAG